From a single Brassica napus cultivar Da-Ae chromosome C9, Da-Ae, whole genome shotgun sequence genomic region:
- the LOC106427409 gene encoding amino acid permease 1-like, with amino-acid sequence MKSFNTDQHGHSAAESADVYAMSDPTKNVDDDGREKRTGTWLTASAHIITAVIGSGVLSLAWAIAQLGWIAGTLILIIFSFITYFTSTMLADCYRAPDPLTGKRNYTYMDVVRSYLGGRKVQLCGVAQYGNLIGITVGYTITASISLVAIGKANCYHNKGHHADCTISNYPYMAAFGIIQILLSQIPNFHKLSFLSLMAAVMSFAYASIGIGLAIATVAGGKVGKTNMTGTVVGVDVTAAQKIWRSFQAVGDIAFAYAYATVLIEIQDTLRSSPAENKAMKRASFVGVSTTTFFYILCGCLGYAAFGNKAPGDFLTDFGFYEPFWLIDFANACIAFHLIGAYQVFAQPIFQFVEKKCNRNWPDNKFITSEYSVNIPFLGKFSINLFRLVWRTAYVVITTLVAMIFPFFNAILGLIGAASFWPLTVYFPVEMHIAQTKVKKYSSRWIGLKMLCWVCLIVSLLAAAGSIAGLISSVKTYKPFRTIHE; translated from the exons ATGAAGAGTTTCAACACCGATCAACACGGTCACTCCGCGGCGGAATCCGCCGACGTCTACGCCATGTCCGATCCCACAAAGAACGTTGATGACGATGGCCGAGAGAAGAGGACGGGGACGTGGCTTACGGCGAGTGCGCATATTATCACGGCGGTGATAGGCTCAGGAGTGTTGTCGTTGGCATGGGCCATAGCTCAGCTTGGTTGGATAGCAGGGACTTTGATTCTGATCATTTTCTCGTTTATAACGTACTTCACTTCTACGATGCTCGCTGATTGCTACCGTGCGCCGGATCCCCTCACCGGAAAACGAAACTACACTTACATGGACGTTGTTCGATCTTACCTCG GTGGTAGGAAAGTGCAGCTTTGTGGAGTGGCACAGTATGGGAATCTGATAGGAATCACTGTTGGGTACACCATCACTGCTTCTATTAGTTTGGT AGCGATCGGGAAAGCGAACTGTTACCACAATAAAGGGCACCATGCAGATTGTACAATATCAAACTATCCATATATGGCGGCCTTCGGGATCATTCAAATCCTTCTTAGCCAGATCCCCAACTTTCACAAGCTCTCTTTTCTCTCCCTTATGGCTGCGGTTATGTCTTTCGCTTACGCAAGTATTGGGATTGGCCTAGCCATCGCGACGGTCGCAG GTGGGAAAGTGGGTAAGACGAATATGACGGGAACGGTGGTAGGAGTTGATGTAACTGCGGCTCAGAAGATATGGAGATCGTTTCAAGCGGTTGGAGACATAGCGTTTGCATATGCTTACGCCACGGTTCTCATTGAGATTCAG GACACATTGAGATCTAGCCCAGCAGAGAACAAAGCTATGAAAAGAGCAAGTTTTGTGGGAGTATCAACCACCACTTTCTTCTACATCTTATGTGGTTGTCTTGGATATGCTGCATTTGGAAACAAAGCCCCTGGAGATTTCCTCACCGATTTCGGATTCTACGAGCCATTTTGGCTCATTGACTTTGCAAACGCTTGCATTGCTTTCCATCTCATTGGTGCCTATCAG GTGTTCGCGCAGCCCATATTCCAGTTTGTTGAGAAGAAATGCAATAGAAACTGGCCTGACAACAAGTTCATCACATCTGAATATTCAGTAAACATACCATTCCTTGGAAAATTTAGCATCAACCTCTTCAGACTAGTGTGGAGGACAGCTTATGTGGTTATAACAACTTTGGTAGCTATGATATTCCCTTTCTTCAACGCCATCTTGGGTCTTATCGGAGCAGCTTCCTTCTGGCCTTTAACGGTTTATTTCCCCGTGGAGATGCACATAGCACAAACTAAGGTTAAGAAATACTCTTCTAGATGGATTGGGCTGAAAATGTTGTGCTGGGTTTGCTTGATCGTCTCCCTGTTAGCCGCTGCTGGATCCATCGCTGGACTGATAAGTAGTGTCAAGACATACAAGCCCTTCCGGACTATCCATGAGTGA